The genomic DNA CCCACCAGTTCGGCCTCGCTCCAGCCCGTCATCGCGCAGAAGGCGGCATTCACGTAGGTGATGCGGCCCTGCAGGTCGAGCACGCGCATGCCGGTGAGCATGGAGTTTTCCATCGCACGACGGAAGTTGGTTTCGGCGACCAGCCGCTGCTGGGCCTGCTGGCGCCGCCGGGTATGGCGCCAGGTGCCGATCAGCATCCAGCTGGTCAGCACGCTGAGTGCGCAGACCAGCCAGAACAGGCCGTTGCCGACCACCCCCTGCGAAGTGCGGTAGGCCTGGGCGCGCAGCACCAGCGCATTGCCGACGGGCGAAACCGGCACCTCGTACTCGTTGGTTCTTTCGGGCCAGGGGAGGAGCCGCCTGCCGCTTTCCCTCAGGTTGACCGTATTGCCCGCAAGCACGTCGCCCTTGGCGTCGAGCAGCGAGACCGCGTAGCGCGCCTGTACTTCCGACGGCATGCCGTAGCGCAGCAGGCCATCGACCGAAAATTCGCCGAGCACCACGCCCGCGAACAGGCCCTGGTCGAAGAGAGGAATATGCAACTGCAGCATCGCCGCGGGATCGCCGCCCGCCACCGGCTGGGAGAAAACCGGCTGGCGCAGCTCGCGCGCCAGGGCGTAGTTGCTTTCCACGTCGCCCGGGCGCAGCACGTCGCCGATCAGGTGCTGTTGCGCGGGATGCACGCTCGGCGCCGAATAGCCGGCCTTGAAGCGCCGCCGGTCGTCGATCCAGGTGACGGTCTGCAGCTCGGGGAACTGGCTCACCAGCGATTCTGCGCGGCTCGCGAATTCGATCGGGTCGATCTCGCGATTGGAGGCGTCGCGCGCGATGCGCATCAGCTGTTCCTGGCGCTCGAGCAGGCGCAGGCGCATGCGCTGCTGCGCGTATTCGACATCGCGCCGCACGGATTCCTGCTCGCGCTCGACCTCCTCGGTGCGCAAATACCAGAACGCCGAAACGATGGCCGCCAGGAACAGCAGCACCGCCGCGATCGGCGCCAGCATGGCGACCGCATCTTGCAGCACCGGCGTTTGCTGGCGCCACCAGCGGCGCCACCACGAGAGCGGAGACGCATTCACGGCGCTGCGGGCAACCGCCAGCGGAGAGGAAAAAGGCATGCTGCGAGTTTAGGTGATGGCCCCTGCGCCAAGGAGAGAAGGGCTGCAGTGCCATTGATTCCGGCGCGGGCGACTTTGTTTCCAAAATATCACAATAAGAAATTCGCATGCACCATTTGAAATATAAGTATTTCTATGAGAAACTCCCGCCCGGTGATCGAAGAGCGCACTAAATTACAGCCACAGCCCTAAAGGAGAGACAAGCATGTCGGCAAATCCCGAGAACCTGTTCGGCTCGGCCGCGAACGACGCGGACGCCCAGGAAACCCGTGAATGGATGGATGCACTGTCCTCCGTGATTCAAAGCGAGGGACCTGAACGGGCCCACTTCCTTCTCGAGCAACTGCTCGAACATGCGCGGCAGCACAGCATCGACAAGCCGTTCTCCGCCAATACGGCCTACGTCAACACCATCGAGCCCGACCAGGAAGAGCGCTGCCCCGGCAACCTCGAGATCGAGGAGCGCCTGCGCGCCTACATGCGCTGGAACGCCATGGCGATGGTGGTCAAGGCCAACCGCCACCACCCCGCCGAAGGCGGCGACCTGGGCGGCCACATCGGCTCCTTTGCCTCGCTGGCCAACATGTTCGGTGCCGGCTTCAACCACTTCTGGCATGCCGAGAGCGAAAACCACGGCGGCGACTGCCTCTACATCCAGGGCCACGTCTCGCCCGGCATCTATGCCCGCGCCTACCTCGAAGGCCGCCTGAGCGAAGAGCAGCTGCTCAACTTCCGCCAGGAAGTCGACGGCAAGGGCCTGTCCAGCTACCCGCATCCGAAGCTGATGCCCGAGTTCTGGCAATTCCCGACCGTCTCGATGGGCCTCGGCCCGCTGATGGCCATCTACCAGGCGCGCTTCCTCAAGTACCTGCATGCCCGCGGCATCGCCAACACCGAGAACCGCAAGGTCTGGGTGTTCTGCGGCGACGGCGAAATGGACGAGGTCGAATCGCTGGGCGCCATCGGCCTGGCCGCGCGCGAAGGCCTCGACAACCTGATCTTCGTCATCAACTGCAACCTGCAGCGCCTGGACGGCCCGGTGCGCGGCAACGGCAAGATCATCCAGGAGCTCGAAGGCGAGTTCCGCGGCTCGGGCTGGAATGTCATCAAGCTGATCTGGGGCAGCAGCTGGGATCCGCTGCTTGCGCGCGACAAGGACGGCGCGCTGCGCAAGATCATGATGGAGACCAACGACGGCGACTACCAGGCCTTCAAGGCCAACGACGGCGCCTACGTGCGCAAGCACTTCTTCGGCCGTGACCCGCGCACGCTCGAAATGGTGTCCAAGATGAGCGACGACGACATCTGGCAGCTGCGCCGCGGCGGCCACGATTCGCAAAAGGTCTATGCGGCCTTCGACGCGGCCGTGAAGCACAAGGGCCAGCCGACGGTGCTCCTGATCAAGACGGTCAAGGGCTTCGGCATGGGCAAGATCGGCGAGGGCAAGAACACGGTCCACCAGACCAAGAAGCTCGGCGACGAGGACATCAAGGCCTTCCGCGACCGCTTCAACATCCCGATCCCCGACAGCCAGATCTCCGAGCTGCCGTTCTACAGGCCGGCCGACGACACGCCGGAAATGAAGTACCTGCACGAGCGCCGCAAGGCCCTCGGCGGCTACCTGCCGCACCGCCGCACCAAGGCCGACGAGAGCTTCACGGTGCCTTCGCTCGACGTCTTCAAGTCGGTGATGGAGCCCACGGCCGAAGGCCGCGAGATCTCGACCACGCAGGCCTACGTGCGCTTCCTCACGCAGCTCTTGCGCGACAAGGCGCTGGGCCCGCGCGTCGTTCCCATCCTGGTGGACGAAGCCCGCACTTTCGGCATGGAAGGGTTGTTCCGCCAGATCGGCATCTACAATCCCGCAGGCCAGCAGTACACCCCGGTCGACAAGGACCAGGTCATGTACTACAAGGAAGACAAGGCCGGCCAGATCCTGCAGGAAGGCATCAACGAAGCCGGCGGCATGTCGAGCTGGATCGCGGCGGCCACGTCGTACAGCACGAACAACCGCATCATGGTGCCGTTCTATGTGTACTACTCGATGTTCGGCTTCCAGCGCATCGGCGACCTGGCCTGGGCGGCCGGCGACATGCAGGCGCGCGGCTTCCTGCTGGGCGGCACCTCGGGGCGCACCACGCTCAACGGCGAAGGCCTGCAGCACGAAGACGGCCACAGCCACATCCTGGCCAACACCATCCCGAACTGCGTGAGCTACGACCCGACCTTCGCGCATGAGGTGGGCGTGATCCTGCACCACGGCCTCAAGCGCATGGTCGAGCGTCAGGACAATGTCTACTACTACCTCACGCTGCTCAACGAGAACTACCCGATGCCCGGCCTGCAGCCCGGCACCGAAGAGCAGATCATCAAGGGCATGTACCTGTCGAAGCAGGGGCCGGCACTGAAGGCCAAGTCGCCCACCGTGCAACTGCTGGGCAGCGGCACGATCCTGCGCGAAAGCTTCGCTGCGCAGGATCTGCTCGAAAAGGACTGGGGCGTTTCCGCCTCGGTGTGGAGTTGCCCGAGCTTCAACGAGCTGACGCGCGACGGCCAGGACGCCGACCGCTGGAACCTGCTGCACCCGGACCAGGCGCCGCGCGTGCCCTTCGTGGCCGAGCAGCTCGCGCCCACGACCGGCCCGGTGGTGGCATCGACCGACTACATGAAGGCCTATGCCGAGCAGATCCGTCCCTTCATCCCGAAGGGCCGCAACTACAAGGTACTGGGCACCGACGGCTTCGGCCGCAGCGATTTCCGCAACAAGCTGCGCGAGCACTTCGAGGTCAACCGCCACTACATCGTGGTGGCAGCGCTCAAGGCATTGAGCGAAGATGGCACGGTGCCGGTGGCCAAGGTGGTCGAGGCGATCAAGAAGTACGGCATCAATGTCGACAAGGTCAACCCGCTTTACGCCTGAACATCAATCAACAACCAACGAACGGCGCCTTACGGCGGGAGACAACGATATGGCAGCAGTGGAAGTGAAGGTGCCGGACATCGGCGATTTCGATGAAGTCGCGGTGATCGAGGTGCTCGTGAAGGTGGGCGACACGGTCAAGGCCGAGCAGTCGCTCATCACCGTGGAATCGGACAAGGCGTCGATGGAGATTCCTTCGTCGACCGCCGGTGTGGTCAAGGAGCTGAAGGTCGAGGTCGGCAGCAAGGTGAAGGAGGGCTCGGTGGTGCTCGTGCTCGAGGCCGAGGGAGCGGGTGCTGCTGCAGCGCCGGCCCCGGCGCCTGCTGCGGCCCCCGCAGCTGCCGCGTCCGCGCCGGCCGCGGCGGCGCCTGCCCCGGCGGCTGCACCGGCCGCCTCGGGCCCGGTCGACGTCAAGGTACCGGACATCGGCGACTTCAAGGACGTCGCCGTCATCGAGCTGCTGGTGAAACCCGGCGACACGATCGCGGCCGACCAGTCGCTGATCACGGTGGAGTCGGACAAGGCCTCGATGGAAATCCCGTCGTCGGCGGCCGGCGTGCTCAAGGAACTCAAGGTCAAGGTCGGCGATACCGTCAACATCGGTGACCTGATCGCCGTGCTCGAAGGTGCTGCGGGTGCCGCGGCCCCTGCGCCCGCGCAAGCGGCCGCAGCCGCACCGGCCGCCGCGACCGCCAGCGCCCCCGCGCCGGCGCCTGCTTCGCCGGCACCCGCCGCAAGCCCGGCCGCGGCCGCGCCGCACGATCCCACCACGGCGCCCAGCGGCAACCTGCCGCATGCCTCCCCCTCGGTGCGCAAGTTCGCCCGCGAACTCGGCGTGCCGCTCGAGGAGGTCAACGGCTCCGGTCCCAAGGGCCGCATCACGCAGGAAGACGTCCAGAGCTTCACCAAGGCCGTGATGAGCGGCCAGGCCAGCACCAAGGCCTCGGCGGCCAAGGCGCCGGCCGGTGGCGGCGGCGCGGATGGCGCCGCGCTGGGCCTCATTCCCTGGCCCAAGGTCGACTTCACGAAGTTCGGCGCGGTCGAGCGCAAGGACCTCTCGCGCATCAAGAAGCTCAGCGGCGCCAACCTGCATCGCAACTGGGTGATGATCCCGCACGTCACCAACAACGACGAAGCCGACATCACGGAGCTCGAGGCCTTCCGCGTCTCCACCAACAAGGAGAACGAGAAGTCGGGCATCAAGGTCACGATGCTGGCCTTCGTGATCAAGGCCGTGGTGGCGGCGCTGAAGAAATTCCCCGACTTCAACGCCAGCCTCGACGGCGACCAGCTGGTCTACAAGCAGTACTTCCACATCGGCTTCGCGGCCGACACGCCCAACGGGCTGGTGGTGCCGGTGCTCAAGGATGCCGATAAGAAGGGCATCCTGCAGATCAGCCAGGAGATGGGCGAACTCGCCAAAAAGGCGCGCGACGGCAAGCTCGGCTCAGCCGACATGCAGGGCGGCTGCTTCTCGATCAGCTCGCTCGGCGGCATCGGCGGCACGCATTTCACGCCCATCATCAACGCCCCCGAAGTGGCCATCCTCGGCCTCTCCAAGGGCCAGATGAAGCCGGTGTGGGACGGCAAGCAGTTCGTGCCGCGCCTGACGCTGCCGCTGTCGCTGTCGTACGACCACCGCGTGATCGATGGTGCCCTGGCCGCGCGCTTCAACGCCTACCTGGGGCAAGTGCTCGCGGACTATCGCCGAATCCTGCTATGACCACCGTAGTGGCCGTCCGCAAGGGCGGCCAGGTCACGATGGCGGCGGATTCACTGGTGACCTTCGGCGACACGCGGCTTTCGCACCGCGCCGAGGCAAACCAGAAGATCTTCACCGTCGAGGACGCGGCGGGGCAGAGCCTGTTCGCCGTGGCCGGCGCCGCTGCGCACTTCCTGGTGCTGCAGCATGCGCTGGCCGCGCAGCCGCGCGAGGCGCTGCTGTTCGGCAGCAAGCACGAGATCTTCCGCACCTTCACGCTGCTGCATCCGGTGCTGAAGGACTCGTTCTTCATGCAGACCAAGGAAGACGAGCACGAGCCCTACGAGTCGAGCCAGTTCACGATGCTGATGGCCAACCAGAGCGGCATCTACGGCATCTACAGCTACCGCGAGGTGTTCGAGTTCAAGCAGTTCTGGAGCATCGGCTCGGGACGCAGCTTTGCGCTCGGCGCCATGCACGCGGCCTATGACATCAAGTCGCGCACATCGCGCGACGTGGCGGAGGCGGGCATCGCCGCCGCCTGCGAATTCGATCGCAATTCGGCCCCACCGGTCGACGTTCTCACACTCAAACTGAAAGTGTCCAAATGAGCGAACAACAAATCAAGGTGCCCGACATCGGCGACTTCGACGAAGTGGCAGTGATCGAGGTGCTGGTCAACGTCGGCGACACGGTCAAGGCCGAGCAGTCGCTGATCACGGTCGAATCGGACAAGGCCTCGATGGAAATTCCGTCGTCGGCGGCCGGCGTGGTGAAGGCGCTGGCCGTCAAGGTGGGCGACAAGGTCAGCGAAGGCTCGGTCGTGCTGACGCTGGAAGTCGACGGTGCTGCCGCGTCCGCGCCCGCAGCGGCCGCACCGGCGCCCGCAGCCGCGGCTCCCGCACCCAAGGCGGCACCCGCGCCGGCTCCCGCTTCGGCGGCCGTGGCGGTGTCGAGCTATGGCGGCAAGGTCGATGTCGAATGCGACGTGATCGTGCTCGGCGCCGGCCCCGGCGGTTACTCGGCCGCCTTCCGCGCGGCCGACCTGGGCCTCAAGGTGGTGCTGATCGAACGCTACGCCACGCTCGGCGGCGTGTGCCTGAACGTCGGCTGCATCCCGTCGAAGGCGCTGCTGCACGTGGCCTCGGTCATGGACGAAGTGAAGCACTTCGCCGACCTCGGCGTGAGCTTTGCCGCGCCCACGGTCGATCGCGCCAAGCTGCTCGGCCACAAGAACAAGGTGGTGGGCAAGCTCACCGGCGGCCTCACGGCCATGGCCAAGATGCGCAAGGTGACGGTGCTGCGCGGCGTCGGCAACTTCATCGACCCGTATCACCTCGAGGTGGAAGAAACCTCGGGCACCAGTTGGGACACCACCGGCAAGAAGCAGACCGTCAAGTTCCGCAACGCGATCATCGCGGCCGGCTCGCAGGCCGTGAGCCTGCCCTTCATGCCGAAGGACCCGCGCGTGGTCGATTCCACCGGCGCGCTCGAGATGGGCACCGACCCCAAGCGCATGCTGATCCTGGGCGGCGGCATCATCGGCCTCGAAATGGGCACGGTGTATTCCACGCTGGGCGCGCGGCTGGACGTGGTCGAGATGCTCGACGGCCTGATGCAGGGCGCAGATCGCGACCTCGTGAAGGTCTGGCAGAAGATGAATGCGCCGCGCTTCGACAACATCATGCTCAAGACCAAGACGGTGGGCGCCGAGGCCACGAAGGAGGGCATCAAGGTGAGCTTCGAGGGCGAGCAGGCACCCAAGGAGCCGCAGGTCTATGACCTGGTGCTGCAGGCGGTGGGCCGCAGCCCGAATGGCAAGAAGATCGGCGCGGAGAAGGCCGGCGTCGCGGTGAGCGACCGCGGCTTCATTCCGGTCGACATCCAGATGCGCACCAACGTGCCCCACATCTTCGCCATCGGCGACATCGTCGGCCAGCCCATGCTGGCGCACAAGGCGGTGCACGAGGCGCATGTGGCGGCCGAGGTGATTGCCGGCGAGCAGAAGGGCGACAAGGAGCTGTCGAGCGCCGCCTTCAATGCCCGCGTGATCCCGAGCGTGGCCTATACCGACCCCGAGGTGGCGTGGGTCGGGCTCACCGAGGACCAGGCCAAGGCCGAAGGCATCAAGATCAAGAAGGGCCATTTCCCGTGGACCGCTTCGGGCCGCGCCATCGCCAACGGCCGCGACGAGGGCTTCACCAAGCTGCTGTTCGACGCCCAGACGCATCGCATCCTGGGCGGCGGCATCGTCGGCACGCATGCCGGCGACATGATCGGGGAGATTGCGCTGGCCATCGAGATGGGCGCCGACGAGATCGACATCGGCAAGACCATCCATCCGCATCCGACGCTGGGCGAGAGCATCGGCATGGCGGCCGAGGTGGCGCACGGGACCTGTACCGACCTGCCGCCGGCCAAGAAGGCGGCCTGACCGGGGTTTCGGCCGGCCACAAAAAATCCCGCCGCGGCGGGATTTTTTTCGTCCTGATGGAGGACGCGAAGATCCGGGGAAAGGCTCAGTTGCCGGTGTGGGTTGCCGCAGTTGCCGCGGCCTTGATCTCGTCGTTCTGGGCGCCGCCGAGCACGCGCCGCGCGCCGTCGAAGCGGCGGCTCCAGTAGCTGCCGTTCATGTCTTCCACACGCACCTGGGCGCCCGTGCGCGGCGAGTGGATGAACTTGCCTTCGCCGACATAGATGCCGACATGGCTGAAGGCACGGCGCATGGTGTTGAAGAAGACCAAGTCGCCCGGCTTGAGCTGGCTGGGATCGATCTTCTCGGTGGCGGCTGCCTGCTCTTCGGCGCGGCGCGGCAGCACATGGCCGAGCGTCTGGTTGTACATCGCGCGAACGAAGCCGCTGCAATCAAAGCCGGATTCGGCCGAGTTGCCGCCGCGGCGATAGGGCACGCCGAGGAAGCCGATGGCGGTAACCACCAGGTCGGAGGTTCGTTCAGCGACGGTTTGGCGGACCTGCCTGAGTTGTCCGATGATGCCCTTGTCGGCCAGCAACCGGGCCAGTTCGTCGTCGGTTCGGTCCTGTTGGGGGGCGGCCTGGACGGCGACGGCAAACAGGAGAGACGCGGGTAGGACGAAAAAACGCATGGCGCGTAGGATATTGATGACGCGCAGTTATGTCAACCTCATCCGAATTGGTGAATGTATCTTCAAGTCTTTGATTTGTTTTATTTTTTTTGATTCGATCGAAGAAAAAATGTAACGGTCGATCTTTATGAACCATAAGCGATTGGCTGAAAGCGAACTTTCGTACTCGCATTGGAGGGGCGAACAGCCTGGATTCGCACTCCATTTCACGTCAAGATCGCACCAACTACCCGGAAAAGACATGAACCTGCGAATTCAGGAAGTTGGGCGCCTCCTGGGAAGGGCGGCCCTCGCGGCGGTTCTGGCCGTCGGGGGGGCCGCCACGGCGCAGATACGGCCGGAAACCATTTCAACCGGCCTCGAGAACCCGTGGGGCGTGGCCTTCTTGCCGGGCGGCCGTTTCGTGGTCACGGAGCGGGCCGGCCGGTTGCGGCTGATCGCTGCGGACGGCAAGATCGGCGCGCCCATTGCCGGCCTGCCGGCCATCGCGGCCGGAGGGCAGGGCGGCTTGCTCGACGTGCTGGCCGATTCGGGCTTCGACAAGAACCGCACGCTCTATTTCTGCTTCTCGGAACCTGCAGCCGGCGGCGGTGCGGGCAACGGCACGGCACTGGCCAGCACCCAGCTTTCGGCCGACGGCACGCGGCTCGAGAACCTGAAAATCATCTTCAGCCAGCAGCCCAAGGTGGCCAGCCGCCACCATTTCGGCTGCCGCATCGTCGAGGCGCGCGACGGCACGCTGTTTCTCACGCTGGGCGAGCGGTTCAGCCGCAAGGAAGATGCGCAGAAGCTCGACAACCACCTTGGCAAGGTGGTGCGCATCGCCAAGGACGGATCGGCGCCCGGGGACAACCCCTTCGTCGGCCGGGCGGGCGCGCTGCCCGAGATCTGGAGCTATGGCCACCGCAACGGACAGGGCGCAGCGCTCGCGCCCGATGGCCGCTTCTGGATGACCGAGCACGGTCCGCAGGGCGGCGACGAGATCAACATCCCGCAGGCCGGCCGCAACTACGGCTGGCCGGTGATCACCTACGGCGAGAACTATGGCGGCGGAAAGATCGGCGAGGGCATCACGGCGAGGGATGGCATGGAACAGCCGTTGCACTACTGGGTGCCGTCGATCGCGCCCTCGGGCATGGCTTTTCTTGCCAGCGACCGCTACGGTGCGGCATGGAAGGGCAACCTGTTCGTGGGTTCGCTCAAGTTCGGCTATCTCGACCGCATCGAGCTGAAGGACGGCAAGGTGGTGGCCGAGCACAAACTGCTGGCCGACGACCGGGCCCGCATTCGCGATGTGAAGCAGGGGCCGGACGGCCTGCTCTACGTGCTGACTGACGAATCCGACGGCAAGCTGCTGCGCCTGCGGCCGAACTGAGGCCCGCCTCCAGCCCTCAGCCGGGGCAGCCCGGCAGCGGCAAAGTCGGCAGCATGCGGCGCCAGAGCCGCGTCCACTCGGGCCAGTCGTGGCCGCCTTCGGTCGTGAAGACGCGGCCCGCGGGCAGCGCGGCCGCCAGCAGCCGATGGCTGAAGGCAAAGCGGTCGTCGGTGCCATAGCCCAGGTAGAGCGGCGGCCGCGGCCCGAAGGTGGTGGTGGCGCCGACGTAGCCGCGCAGCCACTGCCACAGCTGGGTTTCGTTCGGCGTTCGCGGGTCGCTGCCCGGCGGATCGCCCAGCGGCCCGGTCCAGCGGGCAAGGCCGCCGGCATTGGCAATGTCGGTGCCCAGCGTGCGTTCTCCGAGATAGGGCGCAATGGCGACGATGCCCGCGAGTTCGCCGGGATGGGTCTGCGCGTAGAGCAGCCCGCCGAAGCCGCCGACCGAAATGCCGACGATCCAGATGGCCTTGTAGCCCTGGCTGCGCGCCGGCGCGATCACGTCCCGCTGCAGGCGGTCGAGGATGGTCTTGCCGTTGTAGTAGCCAAGATGCGCGTCGACCCGCACCACGTCCACCGCGAGCCTGTTGTCGTTCAGGGCCTCGATGAAGCCTTCGCGCTCGAATTCGTCCGGGTGCGAGTACGCGCCGGGCAGCATCACGATCAGCGTGTCGGCGTTCGGCGTGCAGCTGCTCTTTTCGAGCGTGCGCTCCAGCGGCGCCTTGGCGGTGCGCAGGCCGCCGCATCCGGTCGCCACGAGCGCCGCGCCAAGGGCCAGAATCGGCAAATGGCGCCGGGCCGAAAAGAAGATCCGCATCCGACCGGAGTCTAGAGAGATACGTGCCCTTTCGGTGGTACGGTCTGGCCCCATCAATTCCATCTGAATGAAAGAACCGGTTCATGCTGCTCGACGCCTCGCTTTCCCAACTCGTCCTGGTCGACTTCCAGGCGCGGCTGATGCCGTCGATCTTCGAGGGCGAAGCGGTCGCGCAGAACGCGGTGCGGCTCGGCAGGATGGCCCAGCTGTTCCAGGTGCCGGTGTGGGGCACCGAGCACAACCCCTCCAAGCTCGGTGAAAACGTGCCCGACATCCGCGTGCTGTGCCAGCGCACCCTGTCGAAGATGCATTTCAGCGGCGTGGAGGAAGGCCTCGGCGAATGGCTGCGCGTGCCGGCGAAGGCGCCGCAGGGCAATGCCCGCAGCCTGCCCAAGCACCTGCAGAAGCCTGCGGCGGCCGCCGAAGAGCGCAATTCCATCGTGATTGCCGGCTGCGAAGCCCATGTCTGCCTGCTGCAGACCGCGCTCGACCTGCTGGAGGATGAATTCGAAGTCTGGGTCGTCACCGACGCCTGCAGCTCGCGCACCGAGCGCAACCGCGACGCCGCCTTCGACCGGCTGGCCGGTGCGGGGGCTGAACTCGTGACGACCGAGATGGTCGGCTTCGAATGGCTGCGCACGGCGGAGCACCCCGCGTTTTCCGAACTGCTCGCGCTGATCCGATAGCCGCGGCCGGCGGCGCACCACAAGGGCTCGGCCGGATTGTTCAGGCCGTCAGCTTGCTGCAAGATCGGTCTCCATAATTATGAATTCAGTTTTGGCGATGCCGCCAGGGCCGGATGAATAACAGGAGACATATCCAGATGAGCCGCTACGAAGAGTTCTATCGCCAGTCCGTCGATGCGCCCGAGGCCTTCTGGGCCGAGCAGGCGAAGCTGATCGACTGGCAGACCCCCGCAGAGCAGATCCTCGACGCGAGCCAGCCGCCCTTTGCGCGCTGGTTCGTGGGCGGCACCACCAATCTGTGCCACAACGCGGTCGACCGGCACCTGGCCACGCGCGGCGACCAGCCTGCGCTGATCTTCGTTTCCACCGAAACCGGGGTGGAGAAGAGCTACAGCTTCAAGGAACTGCACGCCGAAGTGCAGCGCACCGCCGCCAGCCTGATCGAACTGGGCGTGGGGAAGGGCGACCGCGTGCTCATCTACATGCCGATGATTCCCGAGGCCGCCTTCGCGATGCTGGCCTGCGCGCGCATCGGCGCCATCCACTGCGTGGTGTTCGGCGGATTCGCGAGCGGCTCGCTGGCCACGCGCATCGAGGACGCCGAGCCCAAGGTGGTGGTGAGCGCCG from Variovorax sp. V93 includes the following:
- a CDS encoding isochorismatase family protein, with protein sequence MLLDASLSQLVLVDFQARLMPSIFEGEAVAQNAVRLGRMAQLFQVPVWGTEHNPSKLGENVPDIRVLCQRTLSKMHFSGVEEGLGEWLRVPAKAPQGNARSLPKHLQKPAAAAEERNSIVIAGCEAHVCLLQTALDLLEDEFEVWVVTDACSSRTERNRDAAFDRLAGAGAELVTTEMVGFEWLRTAEHPAFSELLALIR